The segment TTCCTGAAACTGAACCCGCTGGGTCAGGTTCCCGTACTTGAAGACGGCGACGTGGTGATTGCCGACTCCATCGCCATCATGACCTATGTCGCCAAGAAATACGGTACGACCGACTGGTTGCCCGAAGATGCAGAAAGTGCCGCGAAGGTCCAGAAATGGCTTTCGATCGCGGCAGGCCAGATTGCCTATGGCGTCTGTGCTGCCCGTCTGGTCACGGTTTTTAATGCCCCGTTCAATGCAGACGAGGTCATTGCACGCGCGCATGCCATTCTATCCCATATTGAGGCCGCGCTTTCCGGCAAAGACTGGCTCGAACTGGACCGCCCGACCATCGCCGATGTCGCGCTTTACAGCTATATCGCCAATGCGCCTGAGGGCAATGTTGACCTTGCCCCCTATGGCAATGTGCGCGCCTGGCTCAAACGGGTCGAAGCCCTGCCCGGTTTCGTGCCGTTCGAACAGACTTCTGCCGGCCTGCGCAAGTCGGCCTGATGGTCCGGGCCGGTCTTTCACCCTACTTGCCCCCCTTTACCAAATCGGTGATCCCTCTCGCCGGGCCGGCCCGTCCCCTTCTTTGTGTCGTAAAGGAAACTGCCATGAGCACGCCCTTGATGTCGTCTGCCCCCCTGCAATTTACCCCTTCTGGCACGGACACCAACAGCCCGTGGCACGAAGGTGAAATTCACATGCAGAAGCTGGTCGGGGTCGATGCCCGCATGGCCGAGGTTGGCAAACGTGTTCTGCGCGACCACCTGATCGAACAGCATCGCCAGTTTTACCCGCAACTGCCCTTTGCCGTGTTTGGCGCGGTCGATGACAATGGCGACGTCTGGGCAACCCTTCGCGCCAACCATCCCGGTTTTCTGCATTCGCCCGATCCCTATCAGCTTGCGGTCAATATCCCGCGTGATCCGGCTGATCCGGCCGATGCCGGTATGGATGATGGCAAGGCAATTGGCATGATCGGGATTGAACTGCACACAAGACGCCGCAACCGTCTGAATGGCACGATCGCGCGTTCATCTGATAGCGGTTTCGCAATCCGGGTCGGGCACAGCTATGGCAACTGCCCGCAATATATTCAGTTGCGTGATTTCGAGTTCACCCGCGATCCACTTTCGCCTCAAACCGGTTCGCGGGCGGATTTGGAAAGCACGTTGAATGATAAGGCGCGCGCGATGATTGCCGCGGCCGACACCTTCTTTGTCGCAACCTATGTCGATCGTCCTGGTGAAAAGCGCGAAGTTGATGTTTCACATCGTGGTGGCAAACACGGATTTGTCCGCATCAGTGACGATGGCAGCCTGACCATTCCCGATTTTGCCGGAAACCTGTTCTTCAATACGCTGGGAAATATCCTCGCCAATCCCAAGGCAGGCCTTGTTTTTACCGATTTCGCCAATGGCGATGTCCTGCAAATCACGGGCGATGCCGACGTCATCGTTGACGGGCCGGAAATTGCTGCTTTTCAGGGTGCGGAACGTTTGTGGCGCGTTTTCCCGCGCAAGGTCGTGCTGCGTAAAGCCGCCCTTCCGATCCGCTGGCGCGATCAGACCGACGGTGCATCCCCCAACAGCCTTCTGACCGGCGACTGGGAAACGGCGGAGCGCAAGGTTGCAGCAATGCAGAACGCGATTATTTGGAAAAATTTAAAAATAACGCGGATTGTGAAGGAAAACAGAATAATCAAATCCTTCCATCTCGAACCGCTCGACGGGACTGGGACCCTGCCGCACAAAGCCGGACAGCACCTGCCGATCCGGGTCACGGTGCCCGGTCATGACAAACCGCTGATCCGCACCTATACGCTTTCAAGCGGCCCGCCCGACAATCGCTATCGCATCAGTGTGAAGCGCGAAGGCTTGGTTTCAAGCCATTTGCATGACCATCTCGCCGAGGGCGACGTGATCGAGGCCCGCGCGCCTGCAGGCGATTTTTCAATCGACGCCCATGTCAAACGCCCGGCAGTTCTGATTGCGGGCGGGATCGGTATTACGCCAATGATCTCGATGTTGCGCCATATCGTTTATGAGGGGCTCCGCACCCGCGGCTTCCGGCCGACATGGCTGTTTTACGCCGCGCGCACCCTTGAAGACCGGGCGTTTGATGACGAGCTGGTCGAACTGGTCAAAGCAGCCCAAGGCAGCATTCGCCTTGTCCGCGTCCTTGCCGATCCGACTGATGCCGAACCACGCAGGGATTACGAGGCATCCGGGCATATCGACGTGAATTTGCTGCGCTCCCTGCTGCCGTTTGACGATTTCGATTTCTATCTGTGCGGTCCGCCACCTTTCATGCAGGCGATATATGATGGTTTGCGCGGCCTTAACATTACCGATACCCGCATCCATGCCGAGGCATTTGGCCCCGCATCGCTGCAACGAAGCCACGACAGCCAACCCGATTTGCCGGAACTGGCACCGGCAAGCAGCACGGAAACTAAGGTCGATTTTTCAAGCTCGGGCCAAAGCACAATCTGGAAGCCGGGTGATGGCAAAACCCTGCTGGAACTGGCCGAAGATGCCGGATTGGCACCAGAGGCAAGCTGCCGGGGTGGGAATTGCGGCACCTGCCGGACCAAAATCCTGCAAGGAAACGTGACCTATAAAACCCGGCCATCGGCCAAGACCGCCCCGGACGAGGCTTTGATCTGCTGTGCCGTGCCTGCTGCAGCGGCGGAAGATGACAGCAATGAGCCACTTGTTCTGGCGCTTTGATCCGGTCTTGGATTGCAAGGGCGGGCGCGACGTTCTATCTAGGTCGTAACTTTTAAAACGACTTTTGACGGAGCTTCCCGCCCCATGGCCGATCCGATCACCGTTTTTGATCGCCACATCCTGAAACTGCGCCGCGACC is part of the Thalassospira lucentensis genome and harbors:
- a CDS encoding glutathione S-transferase family protein codes for the protein MKLHYFPLSGHAHRAHLFLSLLGIDHDVVVVDLPNRAHKSSEFLKLNPLGQVPVLEDGDVVIADSIAIMTYVAKKYGTTDWLPEDAESAAKVQKWLSIAAGQIAYGVCAARLVTVFNAPFNADEVIARAHAILSHIEAALSGKDWLELDRPTIADVALYSYIANAPEGNVDLAPYGNVRAWLKRVEALPGFVPFEQTSAGLRKSA
- a CDS encoding pyridoxamine 5'-phosphate oxidase family protein → MSTPLMSSAPLQFTPSGTDTNSPWHEGEIHMQKLVGVDARMAEVGKRVLRDHLIEQHRQFYPQLPFAVFGAVDDNGDVWATLRANHPGFLHSPDPYQLAVNIPRDPADPADAGMDDGKAIGMIGIELHTRRRNRLNGTIARSSDSGFAIRVGHSYGNCPQYIQLRDFEFTRDPLSPQTGSRADLESTLNDKARAMIAAADTFFVATYVDRPGEKREVDVSHRGGKHGFVRISDDGSLTIPDFAGNLFFNTLGNILANPKAGLVFTDFANGDVLQITGDADVIVDGPEIAAFQGAERLWRVFPRKVVLRKAALPIRWRDQTDGASPNSLLTGDWETAERKVAAMQNAIIWKNLKITRIVKENRIIKSFHLEPLDGTGTLPHKAGQHLPIRVTVPGHDKPLIRTYTLSSGPPDNRYRISVKREGLVSSHLHDHLAEGDVIEARAPAGDFSIDAHVKRPAVLIAGGIGITPMISMLRHIVYEGLRTRGFRPTWLFYAARTLEDRAFDDELVELVKAAQGSIRLVRVLADPTDAEPRRDYEASGHIDVNLLRSLLPFDDFDFYLCGPPPFMQAIYDGLRGLNITDTRIHAEAFGPASLQRSHDSQPDLPELAPASSTETKVDFSSSGQSTIWKPGDGKTLLELAEDAGLAPEASCRGGNCGTCRTKILQGNVTYKTRPSAKTAPDEALICCAVPAAAAEDDSNEPLVLAL